DNA sequence from the Poecilia reticulata strain Guanapo linkage group LG19, Guppy_female_1.0+MT, whole genome shotgun sequence genome:
GGATGTGGTCATGCTAAACAATATACCAACACAGAATtaagcagaagctaatgctaaatttGCTACACCAATGCGGTATTTAGCTAAAGCTCTATTCCAACATGGCACACagtagaagctaatgctaaaacatGATACATAGggtttagcagaagctaatgctaaaacatGATCCATAgtgtttagcagaagctaacgctaaaacACTAAACTCCACCATGTGTCACATTGTGCTAATGCGTGTAGCGCTCCGATTgcttcaggaagtgattctttTGATCAGATCTTTAGCCTAATTTACGCCTTCAGTCACAAACCAAGCAGGAGATAAACAGATTTTATACTGTGTAGAACTAGCAATACATTCTGAGTATGGCGCTAAAGTTAGCTCCATAATTAGCGCATTAGCTGATTGTGTGGCCACCACTGCTAGTTAAAAGCCATGTAGTTAGAGGATGTTTCAAACAAGGTTACTGATGTTTGACGTCAGTTTAATCAGCTTCATGAGGACGAGGCTGGGACTGTTAAAGGTAAAAAGGCAGGAAATTAAACGGCAAACTAggactcattttaaaaatcagatctGAGGAGAACCAGATCTGTTCTCCTGACCCGCGCCGAGGTGATTGTCTGTCTCTGTGGGTTTCTGCCCCGGCCGCCGTTTCACCGCCGAGCCGCCTGGCTTCAGACTCATTCACCTGCCGCCTGAGCAGGTTTGATCCCAGGAGGAGGTCTGGTAGCGGCTCGGCAGGAGACGCTGCTCCCCCGCGCCGCCGCAGTCCTCACCCACAATCTGCAGCCTGGCTGCTTCGCTCACAGTGATAAACTAGATTTATAGTTACAGCAGCAAAGCAGACTCACTGAGTGTGTTAACTTTATCTTCAAGGACGGAGAGGCAGCGAGGAGCTAGAGAGGAATGAGTCGACTGAGCGGATCGGCCGCGAAAAAGGTCACATTTTACCGAGATAACAGGGACTGGAGCTGGAGATGCTGACCGACAGAAGAAGGAATAAATATCAGGCTTTAAAGCTGACTgctcaccacacacacacacacacacacacacacacacacacacacacacacacacacacacacacacacacacacacacacacacacacacacacacNNNNNNNNNNcacacacacacacacacacacgcttacTGGGCAGAAGATGCTCACAACAACAAACTGTCGTGGATTTTCGTGGATCTGCATGAAACGTTTAGAGGAACGTTTCTCACAAATCTTACTGTTGATCCACGGAGCTGCAAAAAgtcatcagatttttattataattagaATAAACAGAAGATGAATTAAGCAAATGTTCTTGATTCAGTCTTACAAGCATCGCTTATGCTAGTTCACTTGATTTTAGTCAATTaaatctgttcccctcctgatggtccggtcgacccggttctactggaaccagaacatctgctccaccaacctgttcccctcctggcctgtgggggcgctgcacaaagaaccactgaaggaaacgacacaaaaacctctgaagacactgagagcaacttccttcttcaccagatggaaacaagatggaggattttagcggttggaggatttctctttaggctaaagaccaggagccatttctgctgctagcgctaggctaacaggttagctttggttggatttacccagaatgcaatgtgctgcagttggaggatttctctttaggctaaagaccaggagccatttctgctgctagcgctaggctagcatgttagctttggttacccagaatgccctgcgctgtagtccactccCTGCtgttggagcggtctctggtccacttggcgttgacattcaaactgaaccagacCGTGGTTTGGAGGACtagaggtcaaagttcaagtAGCATTCATgccgccaaaaaaaaaaaaaaaagaactggaaTTTGTAGGCAAATGGACTGGAGTCGGATTGAAGTGGACTGAACAGGACAGGTGGGAAAGATTCACCATTTCGTCTCATCCCTCGCTTGGTGCCATCTTGTCTTGGGGAACTTATGAGGAGCTCGACCCGAATACCAGAGAACCCAGACTGagcagggctggtgtgaatgcatcccTAGGATCAGAAACAGAACCCGTCTTACGACATGAAGTAGGTTAAAGGTCTTCAAAACCCAAAGTCTGTGATGTCCACCGATCTGGAAACGGTTCCAGGACCTTCTCTGGGTTCTGGGACTCCAGAGAACCTCATTTGAACCAGGAAccacatcagaaccagaaccttctgaaaacattaaaaagctaaatgaagGTATGCggtggcctaatcaaagtccagacttaaatctgGTTGGGATGCTGAGTTGTAGACTCGTTCCGCTCATTTGtttaataaaggaaataatcagattaaaataaaatctgtaggGGGTAAAAACTTTACcaagcagaatttaaaaaaatgctaaactttAATAGCTAACCTGATAATTGCTGCGTTTTAAAGTCTCAGAAAGTCTCAGGCGGCTCGGTTCTCTGAATTTTAATCTTCCTAAGAGGAAAGTAGAGATGCATCCTGGCTTTTCCTCAGATTTCACTCCTCCAGGATCAGAACCGGCCTCCTGTGCTCCCCGTTTGGCCAGTTTGATAAGAAGAAGCtgagtaaaagttaaaatgcaTCCGGCCTGTTTTGGGCTCCGTCTCTGTTCAGTGCATTTCATGTGTGATTTGCTCTTCAGCAGCTCGTTGGCATTGAACTTCAgtctatttttgtgtttttctctcccaCCAGCTGCCAAGTACAACGGAGAAATCTACAACAAGCGGCGGCTGATGGTGGAGCTGCCGACGAAAGGCGGCCTTCGTCTCCAACCGATGGGAAACTCTCGGAGCGCCATGGGCAACCTGTCGATGACGCCGCCGATGGCCGCCAACACCATGCCGTCAAACCCCCTGACCTCTAACCCCTTGAACTCCTCCATGACACAGATGGCCTCAATGGCCTCAATGGCCTCAATGGCTTCAATGGCCCCAATGGCCCCAATGGCCTCAATGGCCTCAATGGCTTCAATGACGGCGATGACGTCCATGCCGATGACGTCCATGCCGCAGATGACCTCGCTCTCCCCAATGCCCTCCATAACCCCCATGACCTCTTTAGGTCCACTGACTCCGGAGCCTGTGGCCACCTACGTGACGGAGATGCCCAGCATCTCGTCCGTCTCCACCCTGCCGACGGAGCGGCACATTGCGGGCGGCAGCGGCGGACTCAAGCCCAACGGCCAAAAGCCCAAAGGCGGCCATGCGGCCCACAGCTCCTACAGCTcccacacgcacacccacacccacagtAGCAAGGCGCCAGGACTCGGGGCTTCTTCCCTGGTGCACATGGTGGGGACGATGCCAGGCGGCATGTCCAGGGCCGTCGAGACCGCCTTCGGCTCGAGCTCGGCCACCATGGGCCGGCCGTTTGCCTACAGCTCCAACACCATCGCTGGGCACGCGGCGGGCTTYGGCATAAAGGGCTGGGACGGGACGGAGACGGTGGGCAGGAGAAAGAGCTACGGGCACAAGAGGCCCCAGTGCACGGTGCTGGAGCCCAACCAGCTGCACGGCTCCCGGGGCCAGAGCCACAGCCAGCACTTCCTGCCCACGCAGCCCTACTTTGTKACCAACAGCAAGACGGAGGTGACTGTGTGAGAGCGAGAGGAACGGAGACGCAAATAATCTCTGTTTGGAGACGCCGCCTCCTGGGGAGCTCcggaggaggcggagcttcgTCGTCTGAGTGAACGTTGCCTTGAAGTCAGAGCCAACCAATCAGATCACGCTTCAGACGCTGACAACAGACAATACGTACCTGAGGCCATGTTTGTACGTTTGTGCCGATGTTCGAGTTGTCTCCTCCTCTCTGACGATGTCCAACGTCAGAGGGTCAGAAACCAAACCTGATAGCAATATCGCAGATGAAGAGCGATGTCATGGTAACGGAGAAAAACCGAGTTATTTACCCAGAAGCCTTCAGGAGAGGCTTCCTCAACGAAACACCAAACGGTCTGGAGGAAGAAACGTTTCGCTCATGATCCACAAGCGTTTCTCCTGAGAGCTTTGAAGCAAAGCacacagtgatgatgatgatgatgatgatgatgatgatgatgatgatgatgcagcaaaaacagaaaaattcaaacGGTTTTTTAATCTGATTGGGTCCCAAAGACTCAATCTCAGATTAAATCCTCTTAATCCCTGAGATCCTTCAGTTTTAATAATCTGGCAGCTTTTTTAATACTAAACAACCAAACAGGATGAATGTTTTCAACCataatgacctagtcaaagtttatttatggagaaactttaaaatcaacCAAAGCTGACCAACAGTGGTTAACGAAGACAGAATATCGAACAAAATGGACGAAAAGTCTAAAATACGGaaactttacagaaacaaaatggagtcGCGCTCAACGAGATTAAAACTACGGAGAAACACTGAGACTCAAAACCAACAGGAGAAAAAATCAGTGGATCAGAAT
Encoded proteins:
- the shisa9a gene encoding protein shisa-9A isoform X1, with product MGGRFFLLAFLLLKLTALVCKADGEPGLLGGFVMIATSNGSREEDGAPEEAPHTEEQCRGYYDVMGQWDPPFVCKTGDYLYCCGTCGFRFCCSLKHSRLDQSTCKNYDTPVWMKTGQTPYKKMNKMHDSTKDKTNLIVYIICGVVAIMALVGIFTKLGLEKAHRPQRENMSRAVASVLQGGGPGEPFRGEEALGIHSQHFVSRPPALQGGQLNNNVAASSSVGPQHPYPALSQLAQAYEQQQQQQQQNADLNKYASLKAVAAKYNGEIYNKRRLMVELPTKGGLRLQPMGNSRSAMGNLSMTPPMAANTMPSNPLTSNPLNSSMTQMASMASMASMASMAPMAPMASMASMASMTAMTSMPMTSMPQMTSLSPMPSITPMTSLGPLTPEPVATYVTEMPSISSVSTLPTERHIAGGSGGLKPNGQKPKGGHAAHSSYSSHTHTHTHSSKAPGLGASSLVHMVGTMPGGMSRAVETAFGSSSATMGRPFAYSSNTIAGHAAGFGIKGWDGTETVGRRKSYGHKRPQCTVLEPNQLHGSRGQSHSQHFLPTQPYFVTNSKTEVTV
- the shisa9a gene encoding protein shisa-9A isoform X2, with product MGGRFFLLAFLLLKLTALVCKADGEPGLLGGFVMIATSNGSREEDGAPEEAPHTEEQCRGYYDVMGQWDPPFVCKTGDYLYCCGTCGFRFCCSLKHSRLDQSTCKNYDTPVWMKTGQTPYKKMNKMHDSTKDKTNLIVYIICGVVAIMALVGIFTKLGLEKAHRPQRENMSRAVASVLQGGGPGEPFRGEEALGIHSQHFVSRPPALRGQLNNNVAASSSVGPQHPYPALSQLAQAYEQQQQQQQQNADLNKYASLKAVAAKYNGEIYNKRRLMVELPTKGGLRLQPMGNSRSAMGNLSMTPPMAANTMPSNPLTSNPLNSSMTQMASMASMASMASMAPMAPMASMASMASMTAMTSMPMTSMPQMTSLSPMPSITPMTSLGPLTPEPVATYVTEMPSISSVSTLPTERHIAGGSGGLKPNGQKPKGGHAAHSSYSSHTHTHTHSSKAPGLGASSLVHMVGTMPGGMSRAVETAFGSSSATMGRPFAYSSNTIAGHAAGFGIKGWDGTETVGRRKSYGHKRPQCTVLEPNQLHGSRGQSHSQHFLPTQPYFVTNSKTEVTV